A window of Castanea sativa cultivar Marrone di Chiusa Pesio chromosome 1, ASM4071231v1 contains these coding sequences:
- the LOC142620901 gene encoding uncharacterized protein LOC142620901: protein MEETLTTILEEEEEQQEITDQPMPDVPQNPNSHPSDDASDSHSESESDSDSEDESQQKVELQTLETELSSNPSNYDSHVQYIRLLRKMGEIEKLRQAREAMSLLFPLTPSMWQDWAKDEASLVTTQPEAVASIEKLYERGVFDYLSVSLWCDYLAFVHEYDPMVRDCLPAGISKARNLFEHALTAAGLHVTEGIKLWEAYRTFEQAILLTIDESDIQAKEKQNQRIRTLFHRQLSVPLVNMKSTLQAYKAWEVDQGKVLDIESSDLDGISSHVATAYQKALEGYNARVHLEEQISRRDISDSERLQQFVIYLKFEESSGDPARVQVLYERAIADFPIASDIWLDYTHYLDKTLKVGNVVREVYSRATKNCPWVGELWVRYLLCLERGLASEEELAAVFEKSLQCTFSTIDEYFDLFLTRADGLRRRLSFTGEVGDYSKIRETFQNASDYLSQHWKNTEGLVRLHGYWARLELNLGKDLNAARGVWESLLKICGSMLEAWKGYIAMEIESGHTNEARSIYKRCYSKRFAGTGSEDICHSWLRFEREFGTLEDFDHAVQKVTPRLEELQLFRLQQESKSTDERENPSKKKAREKRRPGSDLTQEQSPAKRQKDAAQNPKKAYGKDKAHEPNLVETNDVEEMNAETDKENSRNEQMKDNYGKQQMKDSTPGKTKVYKDQCTAFVSNINLKANSEDIRKFFSDVGGVTAIRILQDKFTGKSRGLAYVDFSDDAHLAAAVEKNKQMLLGKRVSVARSNPNRNKKDNSHSDGQREYVHGADHSSTAGGSATQKHRFDNVQIKGKNTFAIPRAVVKPLGWTSNEPKTEEGDEKPKSNDEFRKMFIKK, encoded by the exons ATGGAGGAAACCCTAACCACCatacttgaagaagaagaagaacaacaagAAATCACCGACCAACCCATGCCGGACGTGccccaaaaccctaattctcACCCTTCCGACGATGCCTCCGACTCGCACTCCGAATCCGAATCCGATTCCGACTCCGAAGACGAATCCCAGCAGAAAGTGGAGCTCCAAACCCTGGAAACGGAGCTCTCCTCCAACCCTTCGAACTACGACTCTCATGTCCAGTACATAAGACTACTAAGGAAAATGGGAGAGATTGAGAAGCTGAGACAAGCAAGAGAGGCCATGAGCCTCCTCTTCCCATTGACTCCTTCCATGTGGCAGGATTGGGCTAAAGACGAAGCTTCTCTCGTCACCACTCA GCCCGAGGCTGTTGCTTCAATCGAAAAGCTTTACGAACGAGGCGTGTTCGATTATCTG TCTGTTTCCCTTTGGTGTGACTACTTGGCGTTTGTTCATGAATATGATCCAATGGTACGTGATTGTTTGCCTGCTGGCATTTCAAAGGCAAGAAATCTGTTTGAGCATGCTTTAACTGCAGCTGGTTTGCATGTTACTGAAGGCATCAAACTATGGGAAGCATACAGGACATTCGAGCAAGCTATATTGCTTACTATTGATGAGTCTGATATTCAG GCAAAAGAAAAGCAGAATCAGCGCATTCGAACTTTATTCCACCGACAGTTATCTGTCCCTCTTGTTAACATGAAGTCAACACTTCAGGCTTATAAGGCTTGGGAGGTGGATCAAGGAAAAGTTCTTGATATTGAATCCAGTGATTTGGATGGGATTTCTTCTCATGTTGCCACAGCTTACCAGAAAGCCTTAGAGGGGTATAATGCACGTGTTCATCTTGAGGAACAGATTTCAAGGCGGGATATATCTGATTCAGAAAGACTTCAACAATTTGTG ATCTACTTAAAATTTGAAGAGTCTTCTGGAGATCCAGCCCGGGTACAAGTTCTTTATGAACGTGCTATTGCTGACTTCCCAATAGCAAGTGACATATGGCTTGACTACACTCACTATTTGGACAAAACCTTGAAG GTAGGCAATGTTGTGAGAGAGGTTTATTCCAGGGCCACAAAGAATTGTCCCTGGGTTGGAGAACTTTGGGTTCGATATTTGCTTTGCTTGGAACGTGGCCTTGCTTCTGAGGAAGAATTAGCTGCT GTATTTGAGAAGTCACTGCAGTGCACCTTTTCAACCATTGATGAG TATTTTGATCTATTCCTCACTCGAGCGGATGGCCTAAGACGAAGACTCTCATTTACTGGTGAAGTAGGGGATTATTCGAAAATAAGGGAAACCTTTCAG AATGCTTCGGATTACTTATCACAGCACTGGAAGAACACAGAGGGTTTGGTGCGATTGCATGGTTATTGGGCCCGTTTAGAGCTAAATCTGGGAAAAGATTTAAATGCAGCTCGTGGAGTTTGGGAGAGTTTGCTAAAGATTTG TGGTTCAATGTTGGAAGCCTGGAAAGGTTATATAGCAATGGAAATTGAATCGGGTCATACAAATGAAGCCAGGTCCATCTATAAGAGGTGCTACAGTAAAAGATTTGCTGGGACTGGCTCAGAG GACATTTGCCATTCTTGGTTGCGCTTTGAGAGGGAATTTGGTACGCTTGAAGATTTTGACCATGCTGTACAAAAG GTTACTCCTCGCCTGGAAGAGCTCCAGTTATTTAGGTTACAGCAGGAATCAAAATCAACAGATGAAAGGGAAAATCCTTCTAAGAAAAAAGCTCGTGAAAAGAGAAGGCCAGGTTCAGACTTAACCCAAGAACAGTCTCCTGCAAAGCGACAGAAAGATGCAGCTCAAAACCCAAAGAAAGCATATGGGAAGGATAAAGCCCACGAGCCGAACTTAGTTGAGACAAATGACGTGGAAGAGATGAATGCCGAGACTGACAAAGAAAATAGCAGAAATGAACAGATGAAAGACAATTATGGAAAACAACAGATGAAAGATTCTACCCCTGGAAAAACTAAAGTATACAAGGATCAATGCACTGCATTTGTATCAAACATTAACCTTAAA GCGAATTCTGAAGATATACGTAAGTTCTTCAGTGATGTGGGTGGAGTAACTGCTATTCGAATACTGCAAGACAAATTCACGGGAAAATCAAGG GGACTAGCATATGTGGATTTCTCCGATGATGCTCATCTTGCTGCAGCTGTAGAAAAGAACAAACAGATGTTACTTGGAAAGAGGGTGAGTGTTGCTCGGTCAAATccaaacagaaacaaaaaagataacTCTCACAGTGATGGCCAAAGGGAATATG TGCATGGTGCTGATCACAGCAGTACAGCTGGAGGATCTGCTACTCAAAAGCATAGATTTGATAACGTCCAGATTAAGGGGAAGAACACATTTGCAATCCCGAGAGCTGTTGTTAAACCACTTGGTTGGACTTCGAATGAACCGAAGACTGAGGAGGGAGATGAAAAGCCGAAGTCTAATGATGAGTTCAGAAAGATGTTTATTAAAAAGTAA
- the LOC142620493 gene encoding large ribosomal subunit protein eL42, with product MVNVPKTKKTYCKSKECKKHTLHKVTQYKKGKDSLAVQGKRRYDRKQSGYGGQTKPVFHKKAKTTKKIVLRLQCQGCKHVSQHPIKRCKHFEIGGDKKGKGTSLF from the exons atg GTGAACGTTCCTAAGACAAAGAAGACCTACTGCAAGAGCAAGGAGTGCAAAAAGCACACCTTGCATAAGGTCACACAGTACAAGAAGGGAAAGGATAGCCTTGCTGTTCAGGGAAAACGGCGATATGATCGCAAGCAATCAGGTTATGGAGGGCAGACAAAACCTGTTTTCCACAAGAAG GCTAAGACAACCAAAAAGATTGTGCTAAGGCTACAATGCCAAGGCTGCAAACACGTTTCACAGCACCCCATTAAG AGGTGCAAGCATTTTGAAATAGGAGGAGACAAAAAGGGGAAGGGAACTTCTCTTTTCTAA
- the LOC142622018 gene encoding 16.9 kDa class I heat shock protein 1-like, with protein MGKPSYNISLLVMVLVGLVATQANALMPYTRSLWDMMLPSEDPFRILEQTPLTIPKGIENLALARADWKETPTAHVITLDVPGINKDDFKIEVEENRVLRISGERKGEEEAEGDKWHRAERTNGKFWRQFRLPGNADLDHVKAHLENGVLRITVPKFAEEKKRQPKVINIAVEGSSGEDIKATKAEI; from the coding sequence ATGGGCAAGCCAAGCTATAACATTTCTTTGCTTGTGATGGTACTCGTTGGTCTCGTGGCCACACAGGCCAATGCGTTGATGCCATACACAAGGTCCCTATGGGACATGATGCTCCCATCTGAGGACCCTTTTAGAATCCTTGAACAAACCCCACTAACCATCCCCAAAGGCATTGAGAACCTCGCTTTGGCACGTGCAGACTGGAAGGAGACCCCCACAGCTCATGTCATAACCTTGGACGTGCCTGGGATAAACAAGGATGATTTCAAGATTGAGGTGGAGGAGAACAGAGTGTTGAGGATCAGTGGAGAAAGGAAAGGTGAAGAAGAAGCTGAGGGTGACAAGTGGCATAGGGCTGAGAGGACTAATGGCAAGTTCTGGAGGCAGTTCAGGTTGCCAGGGAATGCGGATTTGGATCATGTTAAGGCACATCTTGAGAATGGTGTTTTGAGGATCACGGTGCCAAAGTTTGCTGAGGAGAAGAAGAGGCAGCCTAAAGTGATTAACATTGCTGTGGAGGGGTCCTCTGGTGAAGACATTAAGGCTACCAAGGCTGAGATATAA